The Cloeon dipterum chromosome 3, ieCloDipt1.1, whole genome shotgun sequence genome includes a region encoding these proteins:
- the LOC135941159 gene encoding uncharacterized protein LOC135941159, with amino-acid sequence MQTGPFFARVRPFAILSKLMATFPVHNVFTNDGRQLKHRWLSITLIYDLVVYAVVISFFIYNALKLIEAVRGHDDKFYLIIWLWFTFIAAGLRNFVQFTLCHVSARHYPHLFEAIEVYYSGIGAEVIERRRDVLRMQAIPIARVVMFLVILTFSSYSFFIQFNSEFTWSASMSYVLVNLWKELPMSMFICLCAHLRQRFTRLIEALAACRNCGGDDAPAVKRLENVRLQYAALTNILGRIEKCFGTQIAANTLFLVLDCIIQLFIFFVYTSADNVFLLTLAIYFFIAACGFVFQVDRLQRKAEGLLDELNAFELEGKSINLKYQVKLFTAQISARPIKVSASGFCIVNNTLVAGLFGAIATYLIVMLNSSQYILAWANDTISTRRAQFNARYVHLT; translated from the exons ATGCAGACGGGCCCGTTCTTCGCGAGGGTGCGGCCCTTCGCCATTTTGAGCAAGTTGATGGCCACTTTTCCGGTGCACAATGTGTTCACCAACGACGGAAGGCAGCTCAAGCACCGCTGGCTCAGCATCACCCTCATCTACGACCTTGTCGTCTACGCTGTCGTCATCAGCTTTTTCATCTACAACGCACTCAAGCTCATTGAG gctgTGAGAGGGCACGATGACAAGTTCTACCTGATAATCTGGCTGTGGTTCACGTTCATCGCGGCCGGCCTGCGAAATTTCGTCCAGTTCACTCTGTGCCATGTTAGTGCTCGCCACTATCCACACCTTTTCGAAGCAATCGAGGTCTATTACAGCGGCATCGGCGCCGAGGTGATCGAAAGGAGGAGGGACGTGCTGCGGATGCAGGCCATTCCCATCGCCAGGGTGGTCATGTTCCTCGTCATCCTCACCTTCTCCTCTTACTCATTCTTCATCCAGTTCAAT agtGAATTCACTTGGTCTGCGAGTATGAGCTACGTGCTGGTGAACCTGTGGAAGGAGCTGCCGATGAGCATGTTCATCTGCCTGTGCGCCCACTTGCGGCAGCGGTTCACGCGGCTGATCGAGGCGCTGGCCGCGTGCCGCAAttgcggcggcgacgacgcgCCGGCCGTCAAGCGCCTGGAGAACGTGCGGCTGCAGTACGCGGCGCTGACCAACATCCTCGGCCGCATAGAGAAGTGTTTCGGCACGCAGATTGCCGCCAACACCCTCTTCCTTGTGCTCGACTGCATCATCCAGCTGTTCATCTTTTTCGTCTACACCAGCGCCGACAACGTCTTCCTCCTCACGCTCGCCATTTACTTCTTCATCGCCGCCTGCGGATTCGTTTTCCAAGTCGACCGCCTGCAGAGGAAG GCTGAGGGTTTGCTGGATGAACTGAACGCGTTCGAGCTGGAGGGAAAAtccatcaatttaaaatatcag GTGAAACTCTTTACCGCGCAGATTTCCGCTCGACCAATCAAAGTGTCTGCGTCTGGATTTTGCATAGTTAACAACACACTTGTCGCCGGT TTGTTTGGTGCGATAGCGACTTATTTGATTGTGATGCTGAACTCGTCGCAATACATTCTCGCTTGGGCAAACGACACCATCAGCACCAGGAGAGCGCAGTTCAACGCTAGATATGTTCATCtcacttaa
- the LOC135939334 gene encoding uncharacterized protein LOC135939334 — MGCVESSRRVKEIRVVQQAGKNPGVRRCSGTGVASGCKKRGTRTPLPNMVDSGFEDELVGIATIDLGDSFDSQRSSVGAVRPAGLSPDSGIFELIGQDFSGVVTDFDAVPRIENEFSMPRINTELLNGSACPPRVSALRKEEADILNRLHKEGLITKPKVTTSGGMSYELVTRCEDSMNLGPGARLPPLKLKKLEKRRSRLRPQTPLNEERILEKLEKAEERRREVELERARRINERISSAKPVELKKLESMAKMQRKLEKFENTLENRALYLQNMRDRLREHNLRAAAVRSKRSKTNVMTIEDDAFRVPGEY; from the exons ATGGGCTGCGTGGAGAGCAGTCGGCGAGTGAAGGAGATCCGCGTGGTGCAGCAAGCAGGCAAGAACCCTGGCGTGCGGCGCTGCAGCGGAACCGGCGTGGCGTCAGGGTGCAAGAAGCGGGGCACGCGCACGCCGCTGCCCAACATGGTCGACTCCGGCTTCGAGGACGAACTCGTCGGCATCGCCACCATTGACCTTGGC gaCTCATTTGACTCTCAGCGTTCAAGCGTGGGTGCTGTGCGTCCGGCGGGACTGTCTCCAGACTCGGGCATCTTCGAGCTGATCGGTCAGGATTTCTCGGGCGTAGTCACCGACTTTGACGCCGTGCCGCGCATAGAAAACGAGTTCAGCATGCCCAGAATAAACACag AATTGTTGAACGGGAGTGCTTGTCCACCGAGGGTGAGTGCCCTGAGGAAGGAGGAGGCGGACATTCTCAACCGGCTGCACAAAGAAGGACTGATCACAAAACCCAAGGTTACCACGTCAGGAGGAATGAG ttacgAGTTGGTGACGCGGTGCGAAGACTCGATGAACCTGGGCCCTGGCGCCAGGTTGCCTCCGTTGAAGCTGAAGAAGCTGGAGAAGCGGCGCTCGCGGCTGCGGCCCCAAACGCCACTCAACGAGGAGCGGATTCTGGAAAAACTCGAAAAAGCCGAGGAACGCCGCAGG GAGGTTGAGTTGGAGCGTGCGCGTCGGATCAACGAGAGAATCTCATCTGCGAAGCCAGTCGAGCTGAAGAAGCTGGAGAGCATGGCCAAGATGCAGCGCAAGCTGGAGAAATTCGAGAACACGCTGGAGAACAGAGCGCTCTACCTGCAAAACATGCGCGACAGGCTGAGAGAGCACAACCTCAGGGCCGCCGCCGTGCGCTCCAAAAGGTCGAAAACAAACGTCATGACCATCGAGGATGACGCATTCAGAGTTCCCGGCGAATATTAA
- the LOC135941151 gene encoding uncharacterized protein LOC135941151: MMAASSTTVDDAPDCEQATVSTANAGSQTVALKSLSREETFYTRIRPLAVFNKIFGTFPLVNVLQRDGKLLRHKWLCVWQLYDFLLCVAVLFLFYYSSELLLKQMKNEEEKEKLAFWLGATFYSSAIRGVITFFVSHFYAHKYPELISAIEEYHSGIGALMIKGKTQTTFQKVGPIIASIFLLVMLETTSYMYFSQFTEVDVAAVPVGLSFLFLYMWKELPLNMMICILLHLISRFDEIRDGVREASS, encoded by the exons ATGATGGCCGCCTCGAGCACCACCGTGGACGACGCCCCTGATTGCGAGCAGGCGACCGTGAGCACCGCCAATGCTGGCTCGCAGACCGTCGCCCTGAAGAGTCTCAGCAGGGAGGAGACCTTTTACACCAGAATCCGCCCGCTGGCTGTTTTCAACAAGATCTTCGGCACCTTCCCGCTGGTCAACGTCCTGCAACGAGATGGAAAACTTCTTCGACACAA GTGGTTGTGTGTCTGGCAGCTGTACGATTTTTTGCTCTGTGTGGCggttttgtttcttttttactaCTCGAGCGAGCTTCTCTTGAAGCAGATGAAAAACGAGGAGGAGAAGGAAAAACTGGCGTTTTGGCTCGGCGCCACCTTTTACTCCTCGGCAATTAGGGGAGTCATCACCTTCTTCGTGTCGCACTTCTACGCCCACAAATATCCAGAGTTGATTAGCGCCATCGAGGAGTACCACTCGGGAATCGGAGCTTTGATGATCAAGGGAAAGACGCAAACTACTTTTcaaaag gttgGTCCTATAATCGCGTCGATTTTCCTGCTGGTGATGTTGGAAACGACCTCGTACATGTACTTCAGCCAGTTCACCGAGGTTGACGTGGCCGCCGTGCCTGTCGGACTCAGCTTTCTCTTTCTGTACATGTGGAAGGAGCTGCCCTTGAACATGATGATCTGCATCCTCCTCCACCTCATTTCCCGGTTTGACGAAATTCGGGACGGCGTCCGAGAggcaa gtTCGtaa
- the LOC135941158 gene encoding gustatory and odorant receptor 22-like: MNIVSLLQKCYGLQLAVNVFFLIVETIITLFIFIVISKGQNVFLLDLSIYNFCSAGVFIFFMDRIERKSEHVLEELSNMDLNSKSRSHQMQVQLFVSQIQARPLQISASGFCTVNNSLIGSLFGQIATYLIVLIQFFPYVLKIAGNNSTLCDREGPEILSNDQYFYVVPR; encoded by the exons ATGAATATCGTGAGCCTCCTGCAAAAGTGTTACGGACTCCAACTGGCCGTCAACGTCTTCTTCCTGATCGTCGAGACGATCATCacgcttttcattttcatcgtGATATCCAAGggacaaaatgtatttcttctCGACCTGTCCATTTACAATTTCTGCTCTGCTGgagttttcattttcttcatgGACCGCATTGAACGAAAG TCCGAGCACGTACTCGAGGAGCTCTCGAACATGGATCTCAACTCCAAGTCTCGATCGCACCAAATGCAG GTTCAGTTGTTTGTGTCGCAAATCCAGGCACGTCCACTGCAAATTTCTGCTTCAGGATTTTGTACTGTTAATAATTCTTTAATCGGCTCC CTATTTGGGCAGATCGCAACGTATCTTATCGTCTTGATACAGTTCTTCCCGTACGTGCTGAAAATCGCGGGCAATAATTCTACATTATGTGACCGAGAAGGCCCAGAAATTTTGTCTAATGATCAGTACTTCTATGTGGTCCCTCGTTGA
- the pug gene encoding C-1-tetrahydrofolate synthase, cytoplasmic yields MLGGVRCRIITLSSISRPLPVLHRFSLSKKSEIASVCGSTALLLRSSCKQVTAALGRVVSVRSMSTDATGAARVLSGNDASSDVKEELKKRVEVLGQKLPGFRPGLAIVQVGGREDSNVYIRMKLKNAEAIGINATHVKLPRSATEVEVLLKLNELNQDPNIHGIIVQMPPDSEHYINPHTITDAVNPEKDVDGLHTMNEGHVATGDLETGFLPCTPNGVMELIKRTGVKIAGSDAVVLGRSKIVGTPMSELLKWHHATVTVCHSKTKDLEQKAAAADILVVAIGRAEMVKESWIKPGAVVIDCGINSIDDPTKKSGKRLVGDVDYKGAAKRASWITPVPGGVGPMTVIMLMRNTVLAAEKMLERLLQPKWNLRPLPLNIQTPVPSDISIARAQVPKEISQLAEEIGLMRAEVNPYGSKKAKISLGAIKRLSACKTGKYVVVAGITPTPLGEGKSTTTYGLAQALAAHKKVNAIACVRQPSQGPTFGLKGGAAGGGYSQVIPMEEFNLHLTGDIHAVTAANNLLAAQLDARVFHEASQTDAALYKRLVPAVKGKRQFSKIQLKRLVKLGIDKTDPDSLTPEEAGRFARLDIDPDTITWVRVVDTNDRFLRGITVGQADTEKNMARKTCFNISVASEVMAVLALAADMKDMKERLGRMVVALDRKGNPVTCDDLGATGALTILMKDALQPTLMQTLEGTPVLVHAGPFANIAHGCSSVVADQLGLKLVGQDGFVVTEAGFGSDIGLEKFCNIKCRSSGLKPDCVVLVTSIRALKMHGGGPQVIPGTPLPKEYLDENIELVTKGLVNLLKHIDNGRKFGLPVVVAINVFFSDTPDEIALVKGSSLGAGAAAAVACQHWAHGGPGAVDLAEAVMKACDQPNNFKLLYPNEMSIEQKLHTIASEIYGASKVELSPEVLAIINKYNKQGYDKLPLCMAKTHLSLTGDPSIKGAPKGFSLTVRDLIISAGAGFVVSIAGEISRMPGLPTRPAIFDMDIDVDTEEIEGLF; encoded by the exons ATGCTCGGCGGGGTTCGGTGCCGGATAATCACACTGTCGTCAATTTCTCGGCCCCTTCCAGTGCTACACCGCTTTTCCCTGAGCAAAAAGAGTGAAATTGCGTCAGTCTGCGGGTCAACTGCGCTTCTGCTCCGCTCCAGCTGCAAGCAG GTGACGGCTGCCCTTGGACGTGTTGTTTCTGTCAGAAGCATGTCGACCGACGCAACAGGTGCCGCCAGGGTCCTCTCGGGCAACGACGCCTCCAG CGATGTGAAGGAGGAGTTGAAGAAGCGGGTGGAGGTGTTGGGCCAAAAGCTGCCCGGCTTTCGGCCAGGACTGGCCATCGTCCAGGTCGGCGGCCGGGAGGACTCGAACGTCTACATTCGGATGAAGCTGAAGAACGCCGAGGCCATCGGCATCAACGCCACGCACGTCAAACTGCCCAGAAGTGCCACCGAAGTCGAG GTGCTGTTGAAATTGAACGAGTTGAACCAGGACCCGAACATCCACGGCATCATTGTGCAAATGCCGCCAGATTCTGAGCATTATATCAACCCGCATACCATCACCGACGCCGTTAATCCGGAAAAAGACGTGGACGg TTTGCACACGATGAATGAAGGACACGTCGCCACAGGAGACTTGGAAACTGGGTTCTTACCATGCACGCCCAACGGAGTCATGGAGCTGATTAAAAG AACTGGAGTGAAAATTGCCGGAAGCGACGCAGTGGTGTTGGGAAGAAGCAAAATTGTTGGCACGCCAATGTCAGAGTTGCTGAAATGGCACCACGCCACCGTGACCGTGTGCCACTCTAAAACCAAGGACCTGGAGCAGAAGGCGGCTGCAGCGGACATTCTGGTTGTAGCCATCGGACGCGCAGAGATGGTCAAAGAGTCGTGGATCAAGCCTGGTGCCGTTGTCATCGACTGCGGAATTAACTCCATCGACG atCCGACGAAGAAGTCCGGCAAGCGCCTTGTGGGCGACGTGGACTACAAGGGGGCGGCTAAGCGGGCCTCCTGGATCACCCCCGTGCCTGGTGGGGTGGGTCCTATGACCGTAATCATGCTCATGCGCAACACCGTTTTGGCTGCTGAAAAAATGCTTGAGCGGCTGCTGCAGCCCAAGTGGAACCTCAGGCCGCTGCCCCTCAACATCCAGACGCCAGTCCCCAG CGACATTAGTATCGCGCGAGCGCAGGTGCCAAAGGAGATCAGTCAATTGGCGGAGGAGATCGGACTGATGAGAGCCGAGGTCAACCCTTACGGCTCTAAAAAGGCCAAAATCTCGCTTGGCGCCATCAAGAGGCTGAGCGCCTGCAAAACCGGGAAATACGTCGTGGTTGCCGG TATTACGCCAACACCTTTAGGAGAGGGAAAGAGCACCACAACTTATGGTCTGGCACAGGCTCTTGCTGCCCACAAGAAGGTCAACGCGATTGCCTGCGTCCGCCAGCCTTCACAAGGTCCAACCTTTGGACTTAAAG gtGGAGCGGCGGGTGGTGGCTACTCGCAGGTGATTCCGATGGAGGAATTCAATCTGCACCTGACGGGCGACATCCACGCTGTAACTGCGGCCAACAACCTGCTGGCGGCGCAGCTCGACGCTCGCGTCTTTCACGAGGCGTCGCAGACGGACGCGGCGCTCTACAAGCGACTCGTGCCGGCCGTCAAGGGAAAACGCCAGTTCTCCAAAATCCAGCTAAAGCGGCTCGTGAAGCTCGGCATCGACAAAACCGACCCTGACTCGCTCACCCCTGAGGAGGCTGGCAGGTTTGCACGGCTCGACATCGACCCTGACACCATCACCTGGGTCcgag ttgtgGACACAAATGATCGTTTCCTGCGCGGTATCACGGTTGGCCAGGCGGATACGGAGAAGAACATGGCCCGGAAGACGTGCTTCAACATATCAGTGGCTAGTGAGGTGATGGCCGTGTTGGCCCTTGCCGCCGACATGAAGGATATGAAGGAGCGTCTGGGTCGCATGGTCGTTGCCCTTGATAGAAAGGGAAATCCTGTCACCTGTGATGACTTG ggtGCAACGGGGGCGTTGACCATTTTGATGAAGGACGCTCTGCAGCCGACCCTAATGCAGACCCTGGAGGGCACGCCGGTCCTGGTGCACGCAGGGCCCTTTGCCAACATTGCCCACGGCTGCTCGTCTGTCGTTGCTGACCAACTGGGACTCAAACTCGTTGGTCAGGACGGATTTGTCGTTACTGAGGCCGGCTTTGGATCTGATAttg GTTTGGAGAAGTTCTGCAACATCAAGTGTCGCTCGTCAGGCCTGAAGCCGGACTGCGTAGTCTTGGTCACTTCAATCAGGGCCCTGAAAATGCACGGTGGAGGCCCACAAGTCATCCCCGGCACCCCTCTGCCAAAGGAGTACCTGGAC GAAAACATTGAGTTGGTGACAAAGGGGCTGGTCAATCTGCTAAAGCACATCGACAACGGCAGAAAGTTTGGCCTGCCTGTGGTGGTAGCCATCAATGTCTTCTTCTCAGACACGCCTGACGAGATCGCCCTGGTCAAAGGTTCCAGTCTTGGAGCTGGGGCCGCGGCGGCCGTTGCTTGCCAGCACTGGGCCCATGGTGGGCCCGGAGCCGTCGACCTTGCCGAGGCTGTCATGAAAGCCTGCGACCAGCCCAATAATTTCAA GCTGCTGTACCCGAATGAGATGTCGATCGAGCAGAAGCTTCACACGATCGCGTCCGAGATCTACGGGGCGAGCAAGGTGGAGCTGTCGCCAGAGGTGCTTGCCATCATCAACAAGTACAATAAGCAAGGCTACGATAAACTGCCGCTGTGCATGGCCAAAACGCACCTCTCCCTGACGGGCGACCCGAGCATTAAAGGCGCCCCCAAGGGCTTCTCGCTGACCGTCAGGGACCTCATCATCTCCGCTGGCGCCGGATTCGTCGTCTCAATCGCTGGAGAg ATTTCCAGAATGCCAGGACTGCCCACGCGTCCTGCGATTTTCGACATGGACATCGACGTAGATACTGAGGAAATTGAAGGACTGTTCTAA